The Trichoderma asperellum chromosome 6, complete sequence region GCTGGTTCGAAGGCAAGGCTCGCAGAAACTCCAGGAGCCTCTTTGACGATCGAGCAGGGCTGAGCCGCCAGTCGTAGCCGTAGTCCCACACACGGAGACGCCCCGAGCGCGCGTTTTCGCATGAGCgcagcttcttgaagaaCTTGCGCGAGATGTCAATGGGCCCAATGTGCTGCAGCATGCCGGATGGGAAGATGCGCTCCTCCATCGtctcttcgtcctcatcgTCCAGGCCTACCTCGAGGTTCGCTTTTCGCAGGTTGAGCCCCAGCTTGACCGGCGCCCAGAGCTGCTGGTGCGGCGGCTCGGCAGATCGCAGGATCGAGCCACGATATCCTCCCATGACGACAATATCGCCCGTCAGCTCGTCCAAAACACGGTCAAGACGTTCCGAGTCGTCAATGGTAGTTTCCTTGGGGGCTTCCTTGGGAGCATCGAGGTTCTGCTTGGAATGATTGGCCGGCTCGTTGGAAAAGATGCCATTGAGGGATATGGTGGACCTCCTGGATATGGCCTGCAGCCCAGCCAAGCCCGGAATGTTGGGGATCTTGAAGTTGGGCACGTCGGGCAGGCTGTGCTTGATGGCCATGAAGCGGACGTTGACCATGTCGCGGACGTCGGTGAAGCGATCATCGTCGCCAAGAGAAGAGGCGCGAGACAGGCTGTGATACAGCATGCTGTCGTCAGACGTTGTCCTgcgcagcagcggcggttttgatgctgcagaagcggcaccggcagcagcatctggaCTTGACGGAGAATCAGGTGCATGCCGGGGAGGAGAATCCGAGGCGTGGCCGCCGCGGCGCCGGGAAGCGTCAGACCGGCTTCGATGGGTCAGTTTTCCATCCGCAAAGCTCGGCCGCAACGACTTGGGCAACGATGGGAGTAGATGCGAGGGGAatgcctgctgcagcttcttcagcgccTCCTGGCCCGCTGATCTTGATCGTTGGCGAGTTGGCTCAAAGGCTGCATGGAGAATGCCGCGAGCTTCGCTAAAGGGCTTTCCATCCTTGGTCGACTGCTGAGATTTCCATGGAGAGGGCGGGCTTTGTCGTCGAGGCGAGGTCATGGGTGCAGGCCCCAGCGTAGGAACAGGCTTTCCATTGAGTTGAGTTTccggcagaggaagagacgTCGATTGAGGCAGCGATGGCGCTGTCGCTTCCGGCGTTGTGTCTCCAtctccgtcgtcgtcgccataTACTTGCGGCTCGTCAAAGTAGCCGTGGCCTCCTGGCCTCTGCAGTGCCGCGGCCTTTTCGGTTGCGGGCGTGCGTAACGAGGTCAgatggctggctgctgcgcTCATGGCAGGCTGCAGAAAGGCCTGGGCGTCATCCTGGTCCCGGCACACGGAGTCATCCGAAAGATTCTCATCCTCGCCAGAGTCTCCGGCGTTGATGCCGGGTGGCGGCGGTGCCCCCGGCGCGGTCTTGGTGGCGTTCATTGTATTCGTGTGAGACTGTCTTGATCCATATGCTCCGTGCAATCCGAAGTCTggatgtgatgtgatgtgcTAAAGAGTCACCTTGGCAAATAAAAAGGagattaaaaagaaaaatgagaaaatgagaaaatTCAATTCCTCTGGGAGAGCTGGGATTAAATGCAAAGCAGCAGAGCTCTCTCTGCACCGCGGGCTGTGTGTGTTATCTGAACGTTTATATGACGTGAATGACAATCGACCAATAAGGGGTGCAGATCGATCTGGTTCAATGATGCTTGTTTGTTGTCCCTAGCGAACCAGTAGCCCGGGTAAGGCAGGCAGACGTCAGAAAGTAGGCTGGAGCTATGCAACGGCGGATGCGAGTGAGAAATCAAACAAGAACAGGGACAGGAACAGGAACAGGCGTGGCTCAGGTTCCGCGTATTTCAGGGTGCCAAGATCCTCTGCTTGGCTTGGGCGAAACGGCacgagagcagagcagagcaaagcaaagcacaATGGCCGAGGAAGGCCAAGAGCACAGGATCCAAAGCCTTATTATACAAGGCATGGGCTGAGGAAGCCGAGCCACCCGGCGCTGCGCACGCCTGGAGCAGCGGCCAACGAGCCAAAGCTCCGTGGATCGAAGAAAAAATAGAGTCGCACGCCGGGTCGTGATTGGCCGCCGCGGTGCTTAGCTGGGCCTGGCTAGAGCTGGTTGCTAGTCGCCTCTCCATAAAACGCAGCTCAGATACCGTCAGATCTGGACAGGGCCATCAGTTGGGCAGCCTCGGATCTGTAATACATACCTATTGGTACTCCTGCAGTAAAGCATCCATGGCAAAGGAACCTGGAATGGCGGCGTGCATGCGCCAGCACTAAGCCCAAAGCTGGCTGCAATCGTCGCCGGCGCAATTCCATGATTTCATTGCCATCGTCCATGTCCGCCAGGGCCGTCCCTTGCACTGCGGACGAACAGACTCGCAGCAAGGCCGACTGCGCTACGGGTCTGGCTGGATCCCGCCAAAAGCCCCCAGCCTCCCGTGTTTTGCTCTTCTCCCACTGCTGCCACGATCGTGCATGGTACAGTGTTGTTGTATGTGATGTATGTGTTGTATGGGTACACCAAGTCCAagcagtgctagcagcatcGACAAACCCCCGTCTTGTCCGTCCTTCATCCGCATTTTCCCATGTGATTGATGGCATCTGGCCGGACTTGACTCGATCCCGCCCCGGTTTTTCACCACCGTTATGTACTTTATATACCGCAAGTTCCCATGCAGTGTCGTGTGTCTGCATGGGGGTTTCGGGCCATTGTCTAGCAGAGATGCCAAAGATGATGCGTGATTCCAGCACATAGCTAGAACAGAAGCTCCAAACGGCGAGGGCAAGGCACTggagcctcctcctctgccccGTATTCCGCACCTCTGGCAGGCCCATCACCAGCCCCAGCGAGCGCGCTTACGTGtgtttctccttttcttcccacGTTTTTGGTCGTTGCCGGTCCAAGCAGAATAAGATCAATGCTAATTATAACCGCGCTGGCAGCTTAACTCGACGCTAGATGAACTCGACGCTGCTTACGCTGCGGTACCTTTTTgtccccttcttttttactttttgcaCGCTTCCAAAGTTCAGGGACCGACCCGCGGATGAAGCCATGTGGCCAATGCCGACTGCAGAGATAGCCATGGGGGTGCGCCCGCATCCATCTTGACGGCAGAAGTCTGCTGTATGGAGGGGGGGCGTCGGTGCCTCGGACATTCGCATCGCAACTTGTTGCCGCGGACATTTGCATCGAATCTTGTTGCCGCATTCATGTTGGGCGGAGGCTTACACGCACCCGCAGAACAAAAGTGATATCGCTTATACGTAAAGACACTAATTCTATACGGATTCCATGCCGTGAAAAGATTCTGCAAGACAAGATCAAGCCAGATTATGCAATGCAGCACACTGCCCAAGTGTTCAACAAGCAGAAACATAAACTTTGAAGAATTcattattcattcattcctTCCTTCATTCATCcactcttctttttaaacaTCAGACAAGGGTACCTCTCCCAATTATAATTCAACAGGCCTTCTAAAAATTCCTCTACCACAAAGCAATGCTACAATTGCCTTTGTTCCTCGCCCTCAAACTACGGCAAAATAAAGCAAAGCCCCGTTGACATCCCCATCCATCCCGTCATAGATATAGCTAATAGATCACAAAGAGAGGATTTGATCAGTTACTGATCTATACGTAATCAACACGCCATGGAATACTCATGCTGTATAGTCATGCTGGCCCAGTTTACGTTCAGAACAATGTCTGTGTTGCGGAGCGTTCCATCCATCTCACTGCAGCAGGCCTATTTGGGACATATTCAGCCGCCAAATATCAAACACTACTACATGCATCCTTGTACTACATCTGCAAATATCTCAGCCCTACAATtcttgccattgccaacTGCACTCTTGCACACTCACCCTGCCTGTTTGTCTATCGCTTTTACAAGCTGCGGCGATTTTGTTACGTCTCCTTTAATCCATCAAAAGCAGGCTGTGAAAATGCCAACCTCCATCAGGATGAGGCTGAGCAGGAAAGATGCCTCCCTACTGTATGGACTATCGAGCACAGTCTAAGAATCCTGTTCCAATTAATATCCCGAGAACAAAAAACGCTGAGCCACCAAATCTTCTCTCATTGCCATCAACTGCAATATGCTATAGATGCCAGACTGACTAACATATCAAATTCCCCATAATAACGTGGCTTTTGTTCCCCATGCCTCGGCAAAACGCCACCCAATAGGGCCACTTTCGCTGCCATCGTTTGGCATCAACGCCTGCCTAGTGGCTGAAACCTTGTCACTGCCAGCATTCAACTCCCAGTGACGACGTTTCTCTCTCCCAATCCTCTCTCACCTCCTCCAACAGCTCTAGACAGCCTTCACAGCCTCATCTGCCAACCAATGCTGAAAGCATCTTGAAAACCAACTTCCTCCCACCATCCAACCCCTCAAGCTCTTCTTGCACGATGACGACACTCCAGCCCCGCCCTCCATACTCAGACGCCGAGCTGCTCGAGCTCTACCCGCCTCGCCTTCACCTCCAGCAAGTCCagatcctcctccgccacggCGAGCGAACGCCCATCAACGCCCGCTTCACCAACACCGGCCTCCCCGCCCACTGGCCCTACTGCAATGCCGTCCGCCACCTGCGCTCTGCCGTGCTGGGCCCCTCCGGGCCGGGCGCCGACCCCGACGTCAACACCTTCACCGACGTCCAGTGGCGGCGTCGCCTCGAGACCTTTGGCGCCGACGACGCCGCAGTCCCGGCCACGGGCCCCAACAGCGACAACCAGCCCACGCTGGACGGCATCTGCGACTTCGGCATGCTGACCGACCGCGGCCGCGAGACCACCTACGCCCTCGGCACGCGCCTCCGCAAGCTCTACGTCGACCACCTCGGCTTCCTGCCcgccagcatcaacaacGCCGACTTCCTCTACCTGCGCGCGACGCCCATCCCGCGCGCCCTCGAGTCCATGCAGCAGGCCTTTCTCGGCCTCTACCCGCCTCACACCCGCGCCGCAGACTTCCCCCCGCTGACAATCGTCTCCCGCACGCCCGCCGACGAGACGCTCTTCCCAAACGACAGCAACTGCCGCCGCTTCGCCGCCCTCTCGCGCGCCTTTGCCAACCGCGCCGCCGAGCGCTGGAACGACTCTCCCGAGATGGCCTACCTGACCAAGAAGCTCGGCAAATACATGCCCGAGGACAGTCCTCGCGTGGCCGTCGACGGCAAGCCCCGCCTCAGCGGCCTCATGGACACGGTCAACTCCACGCTCGCCCACGGCCCGGCCACGCGCCTGCCCAAGGACTTTTACGACCCCAAGGCCCGATCCATCATGGACAAGATTGCCGTCGAGGAGTGGTATGCCGGCTACAAGGAGAGCGAGGAGTACCGCACGCTGGCAATTGGCGCGCTGCTGGGCGATGTCGTCTCCCGCATGGTCAGCAGCGCCGAGCGTAGCGTCCCGCTTCCCGACGAGGCGTTTGCACATGCTCCCGGCCAGGCGAAGCCCGAACAGGCGCCCacgagcaagagcaagagcagcagcagtcgtcGCATGAGCGAtaacgaggacgacgacgacggctttCGATTCGGCCTCAGCGGCTGTCACGACACCACCCTCGCCGGCGTCCTCGCCAGTCTCGGCGCCTACAACGACAAAGCCTGGCCCCCTTTCACAAGTCACATCGCCATCGAGCTCTTCCGCGACGCTGAAAACGCcccgccatcttcatcttcatcttcgtcttcatcatggtGGCCCTCATTCCTCCGCACGGCTTCTACCCCTTCCATCGGCCGCACCCCCACCCCAAGCCTCACAGACAAGCAAAAGGTTTCCATGCAGGGCTACTTTGTCCGCCTCCGCTACAACGACGAGCCCGTCACCGTCCCCGGCTGCAAGCTGCCTGGAAATCACCTCGCCGGCGACGAATCCTTCTGCACGCTCGCCGCCTTCAAGGCCATCGTCGACAAGTTCACCCCGCGCGACTGGAAGCAGCAGTGCCGCATGAACACAAAGGCTCCCGCTTTTCCTCAGAAGCCGGAACCTGCTGGGTTCTAAGTAgtggctgatgatgatgatgatgatgatgatgaaataAAGCTTGAAGTAGTTTGTATTGTTTGATTAATGTCTTTGACTTTGAATAACAGTAGCCAATAGTAGTAATGTCATTCTGAGAGAtgataagaaaaaagaagaaaaaaaaaaaaaagtagatcCGTCTCTTTGGCTTCGTTAGGTAGATGGTTgatttgaaaaagaaaaagatggcGAATGGCGTTTACTATGATATACAGCATTTGGTTATACAAGAAGGACTGCGTGTAAACAAGGTAGATGAGATGGTAAATACCGTAAATCACTGCAACAAAAAAGACACCCCATGCTTATACTTgttatacttatatacaCTCA contains the following coding sequences:
- a CDS encoding uncharacterized protein (EggNog:ENOG41), with product MNATKTAPGAPPPPGINAGDSGEDENLSDDSVCRDQDDAQAFLQPAMSAAASHLTSLRTPATEKAAALQRPGGHGYFDEPQVYGDDDGDGDTTPEATAPSLPQSTSLPLPETQLNGKPVPTLGPAPMTSPRRQSPPSPWKSQQSTKDGKPFSEARGILHAAFEPTRQRSRSAGQEALKKLQQAFPSHLLPSLPKSLRPSFADGKLTHRSRSDASRRRGGHASDSPPRHAPDSPSSPDAAAGAASAASKPPLLRRTTSDDSMLYHSLSRASSLGDDDRFTDVRDMVNVRFMAIKHSLPDVPNFKIPNIPGLAGLQAISRRSTISLNGIFSNEPANHSKQNLDAPKEAPKETTIDDSERLDRVLDELTGDIVVMGGYRGSILRSAEPPHQQLWAPVKLGLNLRKANLEVGLDDEDEETMEERIFPSGMLQHIGPIDISRKFFKKLRSCENARSGRLRVWDYGYDWRLSPARSSKRLLEFLRALPSNQLGVPIESRGAIVIAHSLGGLITRHAVNQQPDLFAGVMYCGTPMRCINILGPMRNGDAVLFNDKLLTAQVNFSIRTSFALLPDDGFLFLDKYTGEEYPVDFFNPENWVKYHLSPCVAPPLPPYNQQPQHSPLAAFFPNALLRPSKSDKRRNSMSGPDPASKDDAAASNNNPQGRASMAPQFGGSSGRKPQNHRHTLSIPPSQAPYSHDSNLPPSPPSPSIDPALFRRNYEYLTRTLASVKQFRSELAHNPAHQEANAYPPLAVIYGKSIPTVYAARVNGRDAIPCSDAYDELVFRPGDGVVLARESMLPEGYSIAKGGRVSTDRGHVSILTDMPALGKALGALLRGRRKGIGYGSVTLAQATTTPASAPAAVAEQAD